The DNA window AATCAAGCCCTAAGTcgaaatttaattataattacatcTTCCGTTCCTGGAAAACTCAAAGTACTCATCTTCTAAACGTACCAAACGCAAAATTCAACGCTATTTTAGAAAATTCACCTTCAATCCCTAGCTTTAGGTCCACTTAATTACTTGATTGGGAGTATTGTAAGAACTATATAAatctgaaaaattatttataaggcGGCTTTGAATGTAAAAAGTATAGCAATTAAGAATTAAGAATAAGGTgtaatgtaaaaataaataaatcacagATTGGCACTCTCAAGTGCGTACACATTACAGATCAGGTTTAGGAAAACAATTCTAGTAGTTAAAGTGATACGTATTCCATGATCGGTTGAGGATTGCGTAGCAGGAACGTACAAGCACATGGACAATCCCCTAATACATGGCATATTAGACATCTGGGGGTTTCCACTTAAGTGGAAATGATCATTGCggaattattattaaaatattattatatggtaCTGGTTATATAATAACTTTAGTCAATATTTGATATGTGTCGATAAATTGGATataaaattctaattatttttttaaagatttttttttcattgaactcattatattttaaaaattatggaTTCATATCTACTGgtctctttcctttttaaaaGAAGCATGCTTTTgcaatgtttttttcttctcacaTAAAATTTACAACCCCCAAATTCCTAACTCTGACATGTCTTCCTTCAAGCTTGAGCATCAAGTTAATTATCAAAGATATGTATGGAGGACACTCAACACATAAAGACGGTTCCTTGTGTCAATTCTTAGGGTTGACGTAAACAAGCAGGTAGCCGccaaatccatattaatcatatcAGAGGGAGAACAAGTGTATATGCAATTAATTCATGTAATGGAAACCCTTTTCTTCATTAAAATATATAGGGTTAGCGCATAGAACGCTAAGCAATTCAGCAAGGTCAATCTACACGCTGTAGAAAGATTTATATTTACATTGAAAGACTGCTaccataatttaaatattataccAAGATTTTCTTTGACATTACCAACTATTCACGTTATAAATTATTTgttctgtctcaatttatgtgacaccttATAAGTTCGTTAAGAAAAAATCCTTATCTTTTATAATTAGCCATAAATAAACTTTAATAATCTCCTTTGTATATTCACACAAATGGTCAATGAgtgttttagaccacaaatttcaatagtttttcttttcttttttaaactttatACCAAATCAAatgatgtcacataaattaagatagaAGAAATACAAATTTAACTAGTAATTTTAAAGTGCGGCTTCTCATGGATCATGGATATAGACGGATGTAACCTAGGTAAATGTTATTGGGACATGGGTATATATAGGTAAAATATCACTATATATAATCTTATTAAAAACATTATGTTTTGAATTGATGATAGtttcatataaatataataattatcacgaagaatttgtaaaagttaaatttgaatGATCAATTCATGGACGCAGCAATATAAGACCAGAAAGGGCACACCCCCTCCCACCAGATATATTGAGTACATTTGCCGTGATCGACAGAAGCAAGGATCTCAAAATGAAGTAAAGACACTATTGTTTTGAATATCAACCTTGACTTTAATTATATCTTGTGATTGCATTTCTTGCTTCACATTTCAATAAGCCAACTGACATTTGACATTAGACATTCCTttacaaaattaatttgttttccACTTAGTATAAAAAGACACCAACCCCATCATTAAATGATCCTTCATTCCTATTTCCAAAATACTTCTAAACAACAAAACACAACACAAAACAACATACTACTGTACCACAATGACAACTTATAATTATAAGCTAGTACTCTTTATattcttttccttctctttcttcCTACACCAATCCTATTCCATTGAAGAATCCACAAGTGATGATATTAGCTGGTGGTGTAGCACCACTCCTCATCCTGAACCATGCAAGTATTTCATGTCCGACGCCACACTCCAACGTACTTACAAGCCAAAATGTAAAGCCGATTTTCTAACCATGACTACAGAAGTTGCCCTGGAACAAGCTCTTCTAGTACAAAACCATTCCAAAAATAACGGCCAACACTTTCGTGGAAAACGAAAGAAACTAGTCTGGATGGATTGTGACAAGCTTATCGACGATACCATCCATCAATTAAACCGTACTCTTCATGGCATTGGATCTAACTCAACTTCTTGTACCGAATTCGATGCTCAAACTTGGCTTAGTGCCTCGTTAACAAATATTGAGACATGTCTATCGGGTTCAACTCAGCTCAACGTTTCAAATGTACTACACCCAACTTTATCCGCTAATGTCTCACAGCTTATTAGCAACTCTTTGGCTATAAATGGAGAGTTAGTTAATTCACAAAACTCAACAGAAATTGGTGGATTTCCAAGTTGGGTTACGTCTAGGGAAAGAAAGTTGTTACAATCTTCGACGAGGAGCTTGGCTTCCAAGGCAATTTACGTGGTGGCACAAGATGGATCGGGAAATTTCCGATCCATTCAGGCTGCAGTTAATGCGGCCGCAAACAAAGTTTCAGATGAGAggacaattatatatattaaaaaaggtGTTTATAGAGAAAATGTGGCGATAGGACCTTCAATGAGTAAGATCATGTTAGTTGGTGCTGGTTTGAGATACACAATAATTACAGGCAGCCGAAGTGCAGCAGGAGGTTTCACAACTTACAGTACTGCAACTGTTGGTAAGCTCCCATCTCTGTTCCTAATTCATCCTTATTGTACTAgtttaaacaaaaaatcatGAATTCACGTGTACCATTATTTTTAGAATAGATATATCCCCGTTAATATCAGGTCATTTAAAGTGTAACTTTCAATATGACCCCGTTAATATGAGGCTCCTCCTTCATCTTTCATTTGGTGTGACTGTTTTTTATTAATACCGATTTAGTGATCAAGAAGAAAATGCCGTAATAAAATTGGTGAAACCTATTCTCACCTCTTCCTCTCATTCCTAGTAACAATAGGTTAAAATACAATATTCCTTCAATTTCAGTTTATATGACATAATTCAGATTGCGAGAgttaaatttcttaattttgatcGTGAATTTTGACATATATTAAATCTTTAgagtctttaaaaaaaattaacatatatatacataaaagtattataagtcacaatagtAACAAttcaaactattttaaatatatatgaaaaactagcggtaaaagaaaaattcattaacttttgaaatttgaaagatgTCATTAAATTTGGCATGGATGAAGTACTACTTCTTCTGTTCAAcgatagttgtccactattgacttggcATAGGGGTAATTTCACTAAATCACCCTTATTAAATATAAGTCATCTAAacattgaaaaatgaatagtatttaatagcaagggtaaaataaacacaaaatgataaattattcaATGATTTTATAATGTTGGACATCTCAAAATAATTTAGTGAACAAGTAAAGATAGACGGACGgagtaataatttttaaaaagatctTACCCtttacttctttttatttttacttttttgggtgaattaattctttaatatttttagcATGGATACTAATTACTAATCAAGAGTTGAATAGTATTAGAGAAGTTGCAAGTAATTAGGCAAGCTCTAATTTACTTCAAGTACTTGAAGTCTTGAAGTAAAGCTAAAGATATGCTATATACTTTAATTTGGCGGGCCACTTTGCTGCAATATTTGCATGCTTCACGTGTTACCATTCTAATTAGGCTTCTTTCCGAAGGCAATTATTTTCAAGTTATTCAAATATAatctttgatatttttcaaacaaaaagcACGTATTTACTGATTGATTTCATAAGaagttttatttctttaaagCAACAAAACAATTATGAATAGTGTCGTCAATTTTGTCCCCAATGAACTACGTAAAAAGGAAAATTCCTTAATTTGTCGATAGTTTCAGTTATAACTTTTTGGCAAATATCGAAGAGGGGAAACTTTAAATTTCAGCCAAATGAACTTTCCTTTAAATTGACCACTTTTTGTGAAGTACTCCACTTTTAATTGAATTagtcttactttcttttttttttgtctatttatgaaaataatatcacTTTCTACATTTAGTAAGTAATTCTTTGGACAAAAATCTTACATACAgtagtgtgtgtatatatatatacaccacagattcaaaagatatttgatatattacacaaatctttaatttaacatcataaaatttaaaaatcttttttattttcttaatttttttaacagtCAAACTAAAACAACCAGGccaatatattgacactaataTCAAGGCAATTTAGCAATGTTGTCATTTCATCACCTTATAAGGTCGGTTTAGAAAATGTTATTCTATGCAATTTATATTTGACATTATTGTTATTGCATGCCAAGTTTTGTCCTACTTCCAAGTGAAGGATCCTCATACTAATGATCAAAGTACGTAATAATGACCTGGAACATAAATAATTTCAgcattattatattttgcttCTACATCAATTTATTCCCACGAGTCGTAACCTTACTTTGTCCAACTAATACAAGTTTTTAGTCCACGTTAACCATTTCTCTAAAATAACACAActtctttaattaattacttattttccaAAATAACGTTATTTTAATTCCAGGTGTTGATGGAAGTGGATTCATTGCGCGTGGCATCACATTCCGAAACACAGCCGGTCCGAAAAATGGTCAAGCAGTCGCTCTCCGATCAGCCTCTGATCTTTCGGTATTCTACGCATGTGGTTTCGAAGGATATCAAGACACAATATTTGTCCAATCCCAACGACAATTTTACAAAACATGTCATGTTTATGGCACGATAGATTTTATATTCGGTAACGCTGCAGTTGTTTTCCAAAATTGTGTCATCTACGTCCGAAGACCCTTAGTAGGTCAAGTCAATGTGATCACAGCACAAGGCAGGGGTGATCCTTTTCAGAACACTGGTATATCAATTCACAATTCAAGAATAACAGCAGCACCTGATCTTGCGCCTGTGGTTCGAGCATTTAAGACATATATGGGACGTCCGTGGCAGGAATATTCAAGGACAGTTATATTGAGGTCTTATATTGATCGTTTGGTTAGTCCATCAGGATGGTTACCCTGGCTAAATTCGGATTTCGCATTCAAAACTTTGTATTATGGAGAGTATGGTAACTTTGGACCAGGGGCTTCAACTAGGTATAGGGTAAAATGGCCTGGTTACCATGTTATTACCGATGCAAAAGAGGCTTCAAAGTTTACTGTTGCAAATCTTGTAGGTGGTCGATCATGGTTGCCTTCTACTGGTGTGCCATTCACTTCAGGGCTCTGAATTTggtctatttatttatttgtataataattattatatccaTTCATTATTTTGTACATGTGTGTAATGACATTATCTAAAAGTT is part of the Solanum stenotomum isolate F172 chromosome 8, ASM1918654v1, whole genome shotgun sequence genome and encodes:
- the LOC125875038 gene encoding probable pectinesterase/pectinesterase inhibitor 33; this translates as MTTYNYKLVLFIFFSFSFFLHQSYSIEESTSDDISWWCSTTPHPEPCKYFMSDATLQRTYKPKCKADFLTMTTEVALEQALLVQNHSKNNGQHFRGKRKKLVWMDCDKLIDDTIHQLNRTLHGIGSNSTSCTEFDAQTWLSASLTNIETCLSGSTQLNVSNVLHPTLSANVSQLISNSLAINGELVNSQNSTEIGGFPSWVTSRERKLLQSSTRSLASKAIYVVAQDGSGNFRSIQAAVNAAANKVSDERTIIYIKKGVYRENVAIGPSMSKIMLVGAGLRYTIITGSRSAAGGFTTYSTATVGVDGSGFIARGITFRNTAGPKNGQAVALRSASDLSVFYACGFEGYQDTIFVQSQRQFYKTCHVYGTIDFIFGNAAVVFQNCVIYVRRPLVGQVNVITAQGRGDPFQNTGISIHNSRITAAPDLAPVVRAFKTYMGRPWQEYSRTVILRSYIDRLVSPSGWLPWLNSDFAFKTLYYGEYGNFGPGASTRYRVKWPGYHVITDAKEASKFTVANLVGGRSWLPSTGVPFTSGL